One segment of Comamonas thiooxydans DNA contains the following:
- a CDS encoding CmpA/NrtA family ABC transporter substrate-binding protein, with the protein MSQRLSLTTAPVPEPVSAGGRREFLRVAGAAALYGTLGHHGAWAAGSDAPEKKEVKIGFIPLTDCASVVMASVLGLDQKYGVKIVLSKEASWAGVRDKLVNGELDFAHVLYGLVYGLHLGVGGPKKDMAVLMGLNNNGQAITLSKALADKGAVDGASLAKVMAREKREYTFAGTFPTGTHAMWMHYWLAAAGINPLSDAKLITVPPPQMVANMRVGNMDGFCVGEPWNHRAIMDGIGITANTTQDIWKDHPEKVLGTTGEFAQKNPNTCRAVMMAILEAGRWIDASLQNKTKMAETVAQKSYINTSVDAINQRILGRYQNGLGKTWDDPNHMKFFNDGAVNFPYLSDGMWFLTQHKRWGLLKAHPDYLSVAKQINRIDLYQQAASQLKVSVPKDVLRTSKLIDGVVWDGKNPAQYADSFKIKA; encoded by the coding sequence ATGAGCCAGCGCCTTTCTTTGACTACTGCTCCCGTGCCGGAGCCCGTATCTGCCGGTGGCCGGCGTGAGTTTCTGCGCGTGGCCGGCGCCGCCGCCCTCTATGGCACGCTGGGCCACCATGGCGCCTGGGCCGCAGGCTCCGACGCGCCGGAGAAGAAAGAGGTCAAGATCGGCTTCATCCCGCTGACCGATTGCGCCAGCGTGGTCATGGCCTCGGTGCTGGGCCTGGACCAGAAATACGGCGTGAAGATCGTTCTCAGCAAGGAAGCGAGCTGGGCCGGCGTGCGCGACAAGCTGGTCAACGGCGAGCTGGACTTCGCCCATGTGCTCTACGGCCTGGTCTACGGCCTGCATCTGGGCGTTGGCGGCCCCAAGAAGGACATGGCGGTGCTCATGGGGCTGAACAACAACGGCCAGGCGATCACGCTGTCCAAGGCCCTGGCCGACAAGGGTGCGGTCGACGGAGCCAGCCTGGCCAAGGTCATGGCCAGGGAAAAACGCGAATACACGTTTGCCGGGACCTTCCCCACCGGCACCCATGCCATGTGGATGCATTACTGGCTGGCGGCTGCGGGCATCAACCCTTTGTCCGATGCCAAGCTGATCACCGTGCCGCCGCCCCAGATGGTGGCCAATATGCGCGTGGGCAATATGGATGGCTTCTGCGTGGGCGAACCCTGGAACCATCGCGCCATCATGGATGGCATAGGCATCACCGCCAACACCACGCAGGACATCTGGAAGGACCATCCCGAAAAGGTGCTGGGCACCACGGGCGAGTTCGCTCAGAAGAATCCCAATACCTGCCGCGCCGTGATGATGGCGATTCTCGAGGCCGGTCGCTGGATCGACGCCAGCCTGCAGAACAAGACGAAGATGGCCGAGACCGTGGCCCAGAAGTCGTACATCAACACCAGTGTGGACGCCATCAATCAGCGCATTCTGGGCCGCTACCAGAACGGCCTGGGCAAGACCTGGGACGACCCCAACCACATGAAGTTCTTCAACGACGGGGCTGTGAACTTCCCCTATCTGTCGGACGGCATGTGGTTCCTCACCCAGCACAAGCGCTGGGGTCTGCTCAAGGCCCATCCCGACTATCTGTCTGTGGCCAAGCAGATCAATCGCATCGACCTCTACCAGCAGGCGGCAAGCCAGCTCAAGGTCAGCGTGCCCAAAGATGTGCTGCGCACCAGCAAGCTGATCGACGGCGTGGTGTGGGACGGCAAGAACCCTGCCCAGTACGCCGACAGCTTCAAGATCAAGGCCTGA
- the ntrB gene encoding nitrate ABC transporter permease gives MVSAVLHSPLELDPPHDPQLAAQAANDALLEASKEIAAGTELVKAEVQKDIKPKAIATAPVAVAPSRLRQWAEQLFGQVLPPVLGLALLVGLWSLVSSSTGKSIPTPAETWEQALQVFSDPFYRNGPNDQGVGWNVLSSLQRVALGFGLAALVGIPLGFVIGRFGFLSRMFNPLISLLRPVSPLAWLPIGLLVFKGANPAAIWTIFICSIWPMVINTAVGVQRVPQDYMNVARVLNLSEWKIATTILFPAVLPYMLTGVRLAVGTAWLVIVAAEMLTGGVGIGFWVWDEWNNLNVKNIIIAIFVIGIVGLVLEWALVKLASAFTFEEVKT, from the coding sequence ATGGTCAGTGCCGTACTTCACTCACCGCTCGAACTCGATCCCCCGCACGATCCGCAACTGGCAGCCCAGGCGGCCAATGATGCGCTGCTCGAAGCCTCAAAAGAGATAGCCGCTGGCACAGAACTTGTAAAGGCTGAAGTGCAAAAAGATATCAAACCCAAAGCGATAGCCACGGCTCCGGTTGCGGTGGCACCCAGCCGCTTGCGCCAATGGGCTGAACAGCTATTTGGTCAGGTCCTGCCTCCGGTGCTGGGGCTGGCGCTGCTGGTCGGCCTGTGGTCGCTGGTATCGAGCAGTACAGGCAAGAGCATTCCGACCCCGGCCGAGACCTGGGAGCAGGCCTTGCAGGTGTTCAGCGATCCCTTCTACCGCAACGGACCCAATGACCAGGGCGTGGGCTGGAATGTGCTGTCCTCGCTGCAGCGCGTGGCCCTGGGTTTCGGTCTGGCGGCACTGGTCGGCATTCCTTTGGGCTTCGTGATCGGGCGCTTCGGCTTTCTGTCGCGCATGTTCAATCCCTTGATCAGTCTGCTGCGTCCGGTGTCGCCGCTGGCCTGGCTGCCGATCGGCCTGCTGGTGTTCAAGGGCGCCAATCCGGCAGCCATCTGGACCATCTTCATCTGCTCGATCTGGCCCATGGTCATCAACACCGCCGTGGGCGTGCAGCGTGTGCCCCAGGACTATATGAATGTGGCGCGCGTGCTCAATCTGTCGGAGTGGAAGATCGCCACCACCATTCTGTTTCCTGCCGTGCTGCCCTATATGCTGACCGGCGTGCGCCTGGCCGTGGGCACGGCCTGGCTGGTGATCGTGGCCGCCGAGATGCTGACGGGCGGCGTGGGCATAGGTTTCTGGGTCTGGGACGAGTGGAACAACCTCAACGTCAAGAACATCATCATCGCCATCTTCGTGATCGGCATCGTGGGCCTGGTGCTGGAGTGGGCCCTGGTCAAGCTGGCTTCGGCCTTTACGTTTGAAGAGGTCAAGACTTAA
- a CDS encoding nitrate regulatory protein, which yields MKTPLHYLVAARQSEIAELEQISRASSLVASVSELVHALQKERGLSNIFLVSGGAQAQQSLLDHGRHVDQVMERVCLALEELGARAPGAHGARLFNAIANALQGFEALPLLRRRRDGLELSAEDCTQALIRMIAACLTVVFEAADSACDPDIAKLLVALFHFMQGKELAGQERATGVAAFTAGVGRTERQRHWLHLIESQERCFQVFADFASPSGMQRWQQQCGACPDMTVIERLRRLGCTAGDGLALDRSLSSPWFEACSSRLDAMHQIEAFLAEELQAQCLRKLEQAGAALCQQLALLEMQPQPGARAEAAAAFLGGTQSAASLPAEGAYGLQLEKSIVLLVQEQSMRLQDMQTEIDKARATLKERKTIERAKGVLMNYRQLSEGEAYKLIRQTAMNQNRRMLDVAEAILSTVDLLPGSTNS from the coding sequence ATGAAAACGCCTCTGCACTATCTGGTGGCTGCAAGGCAAAGCGAGATCGCCGAGCTGGAACAGATCAGCCGCGCCAGCAGCCTGGTGGCGAGCGTATCCGAGCTCGTCCATGCGCTGCAAAAAGAGCGCGGTCTCTCGAATATCTTTCTGGTCAGCGGCGGAGCACAGGCGCAGCAGAGCCTGCTCGATCATGGCCGGCATGTCGACCAGGTCATGGAGCGGGTCTGCCTCGCGCTTGAAGAGCTGGGCGCGCGGGCGCCAGGTGCGCATGGCGCTCGCCTGTTCAATGCGATCGCCAATGCGCTGCAAGGCTTTGAAGCCCTGCCGCTGCTGCGCCGCCGGCGCGATGGGCTGGAGCTCAGTGCCGAGGATTGCACGCAGGCGCTGATCCGCATGATTGCGGCCTGCCTGACCGTGGTGTTCGAGGCGGCGGACAGCGCTTGCGATCCCGATATCGCGAAATTGCTGGTGGCGCTGTTTCATTTCATGCAGGGCAAGGAACTGGCGGGCCAGGAGCGCGCCACAGGGGTCGCGGCGTTTACGGCAGGGGTCGGCAGGACGGAGCGTCAGCGCCATTGGCTGCATCTGATCGAGTCGCAGGAGCGCTGCTTTCAGGTGTTTGCAGACTTCGCCAGCCCTTCGGGGATGCAGCGCTGGCAGCAGCAATGCGGGGCCTGTCCTGATATGACGGTGATCGAGCGGCTGCGCCGCCTGGGCTGCACGGCCGGTGACGGCCTGGCGCTGGACCGCAGCCTGAGCTCGCCTTGGTTCGAAGCCTGTTCCAGCCGGCTCGATGCCATGCACCAGATTGAGGCATTCCTGGCCGAGGAGCTGCAGGCCCAATGTCTGCGCAAGCTGGAGCAGGCCGGCGCCGCGCTCTGCCAGCAACTGGCGCTTCTGGAGATGCAGCCGCAGCCGGGGGCTCGCGCCGAAGCGGCTGCGGCCTTTCTGGGGGGCACGCAGTCAGCCGCCTCCTTGCCTGCGGAGGGCGCATACGGGCTGCAGCTTGAGAAGAGCATTGTCTTGCTGGTGCAGGAGCAGTCCATGCGGCTGCAGGACATGCAGACCGAAATCGACAAGGCACGCGCCACGCTCAAGGAGCGCAAGACCATAGAGCGGGCCAAGGGCGTGCTGATGAACTACCGCCAGCTCAGCGAGGGCGAGGCCTACAAGCTGATCCGCCAGACGGCCATGAACCAGAACCGGCGCATGCTGGATGTGGCCGAGGCGATTCTGTCCACGGTGGACCTGCTGCCGGGCAGCACCAATTCATAG
- a CDS encoding porin: MPVKTTTVSRVLLAALATAGASAAFAQSSVQIYGRLNTSVEHQKVGNSSLTGLFNNNSRFGFVGSEDLGGGLKAGFQLESGFESDTGAGTGSTGALAFQRQSEVNLSGSLGKLRLGRFGAATYFGIADYGALDEPNHDTGSIADALYDYVMRNTNKIAYRSPVIAGLTLEAQASLHEKTTGAVQKNGYDLYANWERGPLALGAGYTQLGDDKQFALRGHYIWNALQIGAYYQRSDNGSGSLCSNGGAGCGTRDAARVTAVYRAGASELALGYGWASRWSHVPGSSARQWILGYNHHLSKRTKLYAAYTRIDNGSGVAYGYNFKGGVGYGQDASSLSVGLRHAF, from the coding sequence ATGCCAGTCAAAACAACAACTGTGTCTCGTGTCCTCCTCGCCGCTCTGGCCACCGCCGGAGCTTCCGCCGCTTTCGCACAAAGCAGCGTTCAGATCTATGGCCGCCTCAATACCTCGGTCGAGCATCAGAAGGTCGGAAACAGCAGCCTGACCGGGCTCTTCAACAACAACTCGCGCTTTGGCTTTGTGGGCAGCGAAGACCTGGGCGGTGGCCTCAAGGCCGGCTTCCAGCTCGAATCCGGCTTCGAATCCGACACCGGCGCCGGTACCGGCAGCACCGGAGCCCTGGCCTTTCAGCGCCAGAGCGAAGTCAACCTCTCGGGCAGTCTGGGCAAGCTGCGTCTGGGCCGTTTTGGTGCCGCCACCTATTTCGGCATTGCCGACTATGGTGCACTGGATGAGCCCAACCACGATACCGGCTCCATCGCCGATGCGCTCTACGACTACGTGATGCGCAACACCAACAAGATCGCCTACCGCAGCCCTGTGATAGCTGGGCTGACGTTGGAAGCTCAGGCATCGCTACACGAAAAGACGACAGGCGCCGTGCAGAAGAACGGCTACGACCTCTATGCCAACTGGGAACGCGGCCCGTTAGCCCTGGGCGCGGGCTATACCCAGCTGGGTGACGACAAGCAGTTTGCCCTGCGCGGCCACTACATCTGGAATGCGCTGCAGATCGGTGCCTATTACCAGCGCTCGGACAACGGCTCGGGCTCGCTGTGCAGCAATGGCGGTGCCGGCTGCGGCACACGTGACGCTGCGCGCGTGACTGCGGTCTACCGGGCAGGCGCTTCGGAGCTTGCCCTGGGCTACGGCTGGGCCAGCCGCTGGAGCCATGTGCCCGGCAGCAGCGCGCGCCAGTGGATTCTTGGCTACAACCACCACCTGAGCAAACGCACCAAGCTCTACGCTGCCTACACGCGCATCGACAACGGATCCGGCGTGGCCTATGGCTACAACTTCAAGGGTGGCGTGGGCTATGGGCAGGATGCCAGCAGCCTGAGTGTGGGTCTGCGCCACGCGTTCTAG
- a CDS encoding Hsp70 family protein — MNMFASIAASGAASQAAPVADPVAAAAQPQGAAGQLDAPSAGAQFSIGIDLGTTHCALSYVNKTASDGEKVVQGVLDIPQLTAPGSVEARSLLPSFLYLPHESELTEAERSLPGAPGDFITGEFARSRGAATPIRLVSSAKSWLCHPGVDRRAGILPADAPEEVSRISPLTASTRYLEHLRRAWEQAHPEAPFAQQDITVTIPASFDPAARELTAEACKAAGFARLTLLEEPQAALYSWIQASGGQWRKQVKHGDIILVVDVGGGTTDLSLIAVLERDGNLELQRIAVGEHILLGGDNMDLALAYGVARKLAAEGRQLDAWQTRALAHGCRTAKEQLLADANLQAVPVVVPSRGSKLIGGSIRTEVTRDEVLAMLVEGFFPKVAVSDKPKTRARGALTQLGLPYAQDAAVTRHLAAFLSRQVHALAEIEGLRGDQIDGSTFLHPTAILFNGGVLKAPQIEQRILEVINGWLDDEACEPARLLDGANLDLAVARGAAYYGHIATSGRGVRIRGGTAQSYYVGVESNMPAIPGMEPPLSALCLAPFGMEEGTEVALPDEEFGLVVGEPVRLRFFGSSVRRTDQVGTMLDFWSPEELVELQEIELNLPAAGRAAGEVVPVTLAARVTDIGTLELNAVPVGGSERWKVEFDVRAETSAEAAE; from the coding sequence ATGAATATGTTTGCCTCCATCGCCGCATCCGGTGCGGCCTCCCAGGCCGCGCCCGTGGCTGACCCCGTGGCCGCTGCCGCTCAGCCGCAAGGAGCTGCTGGCCAGCTCGATGCTCCATCTGCCGGCGCTCAGTTCAGCATCGGCATCGATCTGGGGACCACCCACTGCGCGCTGTCCTATGTGAACAAGACTGCCAGCGACGGCGAGAAGGTGGTGCAGGGCGTGCTGGACATTCCCCAGCTCACGGCTCCCGGCAGTGTCGAGGCCAGGTCCCTGCTGCCGTCTTTTCTCTATCTGCCGCACGAAAGCGAGCTGACCGAGGCCGAGCGCAGCCTGCCCGGTGCACCCGGCGACTTCATCACCGGTGAATTCGCCCGCAGCCGCGGCGCGGCCACGCCCATCCGCCTGGTCAGCAGCGCCAAGAGCTGGCTCTGCCACCCCGGTGTCGATCGCCGCGCCGGCATTCTGCCCGCCGATGCACCCGAGGAAGTCAGCCGCATTTCGCCGCTGACCGCTTCCACCCGCTATCTCGAGCATCTGCGCCGCGCCTGGGAGCAAGCCCATCCCGAGGCCCCGTTTGCCCAGCAGGACATCACCGTCACCATCCCGGCATCGTTCGATCCCGCGGCGCGCGAGTTGACGGCCGAGGCCTGCAAGGCCGCGGGCTTTGCCAGGCTGACACTGCTCGAAGAGCCCCAGGCCGCGCTCTACAGCTGGATCCAGGCCAGCGGTGGTCAGTGGCGCAAGCAGGTCAAGCATGGCGACATCATCCTCGTCGTGGACGTGGGCGGCGGCACCACCGACCTCTCGCTGATCGCCGTGCTGGAGCGCGATGGCAATCTGGAGCTGCAGCGCATTGCCGTGGGCGAACACATTCTGCTGGGCGGCGACAACATGGACCTGGCCCTGGCCTACGGCGTGGCGCGAAAGCTGGCGGCCGAGGGCAGGCAGCTCGATGCCTGGCAGACCCGTGCGCTGGCCCATGGCTGCCGCACTGCCAAGGAGCAATTGCTGGCCGATGCCAACCTGCAGGCCGTGCCCGTGGTCGTGCCCAGCCGGGGCAGCAAGCTCATAGGCGGCAGCATTCGCACCGAAGTGACACGCGACGAAGTGCTGGCCATGCTGGTCGAAGGCTTCTTCCCCAAGGTGGCCGTCAGCGACAAGCCCAAGACCCGTGCGCGCGGCGCACTCACGCAGCTGGGCCTGCCCTATGCGCAGGATGCCGCCGTCACGCGCCATCTGGCGGCCTTTCTGAGCCGCCAGGTTCATGCGCTGGCCGAGATCGAGGGCCTGAGAGGCGATCAGATCGACGGCTCCACCTTTTTGCATCCCACGGCCATTCTGTTCAACGGTGGCGTGCTCAAGGCACCCCAGATCGAGCAACGAATCCTGGAAGTCATCAACGGCTGGCTGGACGACGAGGCCTGCGAGCCTGCGCGCCTGCTGGACGGTGCCAACCTCGATCTGGCCGTGGCTCGCGGTGCGGCCTATTACGGCCATATCGCCACCAGCGGTCGCGGCGTGCGCATTCGCGGCGGCACGGCTCAGTCCTATTACGTGGGTGTGGAGAGCAATATGCCCGCCATCCCCGGCATGGAGCCGCCCCTGTCCGCCCTGTGCCTGGCACCGTTCGGCATGGAAGAGGGCACGGAAGTCGCTCTGCCTGACGAGGAGTTCGGCCTGGTCGTGGGCGAGCCTGTGCGTCTGCGCTTCTTTGGCTCGTCCGTGCGTCGCACTGATCAGGTCGGCACCATGCTGGACTTCTGGTCGCCCGAAGAGCTGGTGGAGCTGCAGGAGATCGAGCTGAATCTGCCTGCCGCCGGCCGTGCGGCCGGCGAGGTGGTGCCCGTGACCCTGGCGGCGCGTGTGACCGATATCGGCACGCTGGAGCTCAATGCCGTGCCTGTGGGCGGAAGCGAGCGCTGGAAGGTGGAGTTCGATGTGCGAGCGGAGACCTCTGCGGAGGCCGCCGAGTAA
- a CDS encoding tripartite tricarboxylate transporter substrate binding protein, protein MKFEEAARTEMARNAVFISGTRRRPLLLAALAAVVAAPLTQALAQGGNWPAKPITFVVPQAPGGANDVIARAVAQGLENSLGQPVIVENRAGANGNLGTGQVARSAADGYTFLVTAQSAYTINPALYSRVPFDPIKDFTPVMQLAVAPYLLVVNPSFPARNLDELVAYAKAHPGKVEYASAGNGTLNHLLGEMLKKQKNVNLLHVPYKGASAAATDVVAGQLPVTFGSFPGVMPFVSSGKLRVLGVASDRPTSLAPEIPVLGKGLAVTSWYGLFAPAGTPQPVVDKLYQAVKTVLARPEMAERLKTLGAERVESTPQSFKAMLPAELAYWKQVVKDSGAHID, encoded by the coding sequence ATGAAGTTTGAAGAAGCTGCGCGCACCGAGATGGCGCGAAACGCTGTTTTTATCTCCGGAACCCGACGCCGCCCGCTGCTGCTGGCGGCGCTGGCCGCCGTGGTGGCTGCTCCTCTGACGCAAGCCCTGGCGCAGGGCGGCAACTGGCCTGCCAAGCCGATTACCTTTGTCGTGCCCCAGGCACCGGGCGGTGCCAACGATGTGATTGCGCGTGCCGTGGCGCAGGGGCTGGAGAATTCGCTGGGCCAGCCCGTCATCGTGGAAAACCGCGCCGGCGCCAACGGTAATCTGGGCACGGGCCAGGTGGCGCGCAGCGCGGCCGACGGCTACACCTTTCTCGTGACGGCGCAAAGCGCCTACACCATCAATCCGGCGCTGTATTCCAGGGTGCCGTTCGATCCCATCAAGGATTTCACTCCCGTGATGCAACTGGCCGTCGCGCCTTATCTGCTGGTGGTGAATCCGAGCTTTCCGGCCAGGAACCTGGACGAGCTGGTGGCCTATGCCAAGGCGCATCCGGGCAAGGTGGAATACGCTTCTGCTGGCAACGGCACGCTCAACCATCTGCTGGGCGAGATGCTGAAAAAGCAGAAGAACGTGAACCTGCTGCATGTGCCTTACAAGGGAGCGTCGGCCGCCGCCACCGATGTGGTGGCCGGCCAGTTGCCGGTGACCTTCGGCAGCTTTCCCGGCGTGATGCCTTTTGTCAGCAGCGGCAAGCTGCGCGTGCTGGGCGTGGCGTCCGACAGGCCGACCTCGCTGGCGCCCGAGATCCCCGTGCTGGGCAAGGGACTGGCCGTGACCAGCTGGTACGGCTTGTTTGCGCCGGCCGGTACGCCGCAGCCCGTGGTGGACAAGCTCTATCAGGCCGTGAAGACCGTGCTGGCCAGGCCCGAGATGGCCGAGCGCCTCAAGACTCTGGGCGCCGAGCGCGTGGAGTCCACGCCGCAAAGCTTCAAGGCCATGCTGCCGGCCGAGCTGGCGTACTGGAAGCAGGTGGTCAAGGACTCAGGCGCGCATATCGACTGA
- a CDS encoding Hsp70 family protein, with protein MHSSRPTYAVGIDLGTSHTVVASVALDGATGDIALLDIPQRSTAGEVAAQPLLPSVRYQAAKGELGEAWRQPWPPQGADEAAPAVIGRWARDLGAAVPGRLVASAKSWLSHTGVDRTAAILPWGAGEDVAKVSPLAASSSYLVHVKAAWDKAHPEAPLHRQSVVLTVPASFDEGARALTLEAAQMAGLPQVQLLEEPKAAFHDWLVLQGDELAAQLADSRLVLVVDVGGGTTDLTLIRVDASVDGGLPTLTRTAVGEHLMLGGDNMDLALAHQLESAFAAKTAEQGQRLSAQRFAQLVQRCRMAKEQLLAQNAPEQIGITLLGGGSKLLAATHSVTLSREQVRQSVVDGFLPAAQISDMPARRQGALRGFGLPYPADAAISRHLAQFLAQHASGGLPDTVLLNGGVFHAHAMVQRLTELLDRWRGSPVRVLHNPHPDWAVARGAAAYGLARHQAELAAQIAVSSPPEARAGQTSAALTPVVPRIGGGSARSYWLLLPGKRGEAPQGLCLLPRGTEEGVRMVLSGRRFALKLGQAVRFNLLANSQSHVPAQAGQIAPLTGDGWVELPPLATVLPAPEGCSAAQVEVQLQACMSEVGTLEVRCVAVQDAGQSWLLPFAVRGAVTAETIAGSPDPQSAEAQKQSNSVATKLPDAVALIDRIFGTQAQEVTAKEVRQLRQSLERVLGPREGWELGLLRALFDALLARARRRRRTADHERVWFNLAGWCLRPGVGAELDGWRIDQIWALYGQGLGHAKEAANWTEWWVFWRRVAAGLNEARQMELLEDVAGHMQKAVQQNTRGKSSHGSYDDMLRLFAAMEAVPWQYRQEMGQWMLQRLRREDETVQTWWAIGRLAARQSLAANAHLVMPPEAALEFLNATLVQDWRRNETAMFAAVQMARMTGDRARDLPDDVRARVLEKMRGSGAPERWMAMVEQVVQMEAEDQKRSLGDSLPPGLVLL; from the coding sequence ATGCATTCATCCCGCCCCACCTACGCCGTCGGCATCGACCTGGGTACCAGTCATACGGTCGTGGCAAGCGTTGCGCTGGACGGTGCGACTGGTGATATCGCGTTGCTCGACATTCCACAGCGCAGCACGGCAGGCGAGGTCGCGGCCCAGCCGCTGCTGCCTTCGGTGCGCTACCAGGCGGCAAAGGGCGAGCTGGGCGAGGCCTGGCGGCAGCCCTGGCCACCGCAGGGTGCGGATGAAGCAGCGCCTGCCGTCATCGGCCGCTGGGCGCGAGATCTGGGAGCTGCCGTGCCGGGGAGGCTGGTGGCCAGTGCCAAAAGCTGGCTCTCGCATACCGGTGTGGATCGAACGGCCGCCATCCTGCCCTGGGGGGCTGGCGAGGACGTGGCCAAGGTATCGCCGCTGGCGGCATCCAGCTCCTATCTGGTCCATGTGAAAGCAGCATGGGACAAAGCCCACCCCGAAGCGCCACTGCACCGGCAAAGCGTGGTGCTGACGGTGCCTGCTTCATTTGACGAGGGCGCACGAGCGCTGACGCTGGAAGCCGCTCAGATGGCGGGTCTGCCGCAGGTGCAGTTGCTGGAGGAGCCCAAGGCCGCGTTTCACGACTGGCTGGTGCTGCAGGGCGATGAGCTGGCCGCGCAACTGGCGGACAGCCGGCTGGTGCTGGTGGTGGACGTGGGCGGGGGAACTACCGATCTGACGCTGATCCGCGTGGATGCATCGGTCGACGGAGGCCTGCCCACGCTGACGCGCACGGCCGTCGGCGAGCACCTGATGCTGGGCGGCGACAACATGGATCTGGCGCTGGCCCATCAGCTTGAGAGCGCGTTTGCGGCCAAGACCGCAGAGCAGGGCCAGAGGTTGTCCGCCCAGCGCTTTGCCCAGCTGGTACAGCGCTGCCGCATGGCCAAGGAGCAGTTGCTGGCGCAGAACGCGCCAGAGCAGATCGGCATCACCTTGCTCGGGGGCGGCAGCAAGCTGCTGGCGGCGACTCACAGCGTCACGCTGAGCCGCGAGCAGGTGCGGCAGTCGGTGGTCGACGGCTTTTTGCCGGCTGCGCAGATCAGCGATATGCCCGCCAGGCGGCAGGGCGCGCTGCGCGGCTTTGGTCTGCCCTATCCAGCCGATGCGGCCATCAGTCGTCATCTGGCGCAATTTCTCGCCCAGCATGCAAGCGGGGGTCTGCCCGATACCGTGTTGCTCAACGGTGGCGTGTTCCACGCGCATGCCATGGTGCAGCGTCTGACGGAATTGCTTGACCGCTGGCGCGGCAGCCCGGTGCGCGTGCTGCACAACCCGCACCCGGACTGGGCCGTGGCGCGCGGTGCGGCGGCCTACGGGCTGGCCCGCCATCAGGCCGAGCTGGCGGCTCAGATTGCTGTGTCCAGCCCGCCTGAAGCACGGGCCGGGCAGACGTCGGCAGCGCTCACACCCGTGGTGCCGCGCATTGGTGGCGGTTCGGCACGCAGCTACTGGCTGCTGCTGCCGGGTAAGAGGGGCGAGGCTCCGCAAGGCCTGTGCCTGCTGCCGCGCGGCACGGAAGAGGGCGTGCGCATGGTGCTCTCGGGCCGGCGCTTTGCGCTCAAGCTGGGCCAGGCCGTGCGCTTCAATTTGCTGGCCAACAGCCAGAGCCATGTACCTGCGCAGGCCGGCCAGATTGCACCTTTGACCGGCGATGGCTGGGTGGAGCTGCCGCCATTGGCCACGGTGCTGCCCGCGCCCGAAGGCTGCTCTGCTGCCCAGGTCGAGGTGCAGCTGCAAGCCTGCATGAGCGAGGTTGGCACGCTGGAAGTGCGCTGCGTGGCCGTGCAGGACGCAGGCCAGTCCTGGTTGCTGCCCTTTGCCGTGCGCGGTGCAGTGACTGCGGAAACCATAGCTGGCAGCCCAGACCCACAAAGCGCTGAAGCCCAAAAACAATCCAATTCTGTAGCGACCAAGTTGCCCGACGCCGTGGCCTTGATAGACCGCATCTTTGGCACGCAGGCACAGGAGGTGACGGCCAAGGAAGTACGCCAGCTGCGCCAGTCGCTCGAAAGAGTCCTCGGCCCGCGCGAGGGCTGGGAGCTGGGTCTGCTGCGTGCCCTGTTCGATGCGCTGCTGGCCCGTGCCAGGCGCCGCCGCCGCACGGCCGACCATGAGCGCGTCTGGTTCAACCTTGCCGGCTGGTGTCTGCGCCCCGGCGTGGGTGCGGAACTCGATGGCTGGCGCATAGACCAGATCTGGGCCTTGTATGGCCAGGGCCTGGGTCATGCCAAAGAGGCCGCCAACTGGACGGAGTGGTGGGTGTTCTGGCGCCGCGTGGCGGCGGGTCTGAACGAGGCCCGACAGATGGAGCTGCTCGAAGACGTGGCCGGCCACATGCAGAAGGCCGTGCAGCAGAACACGCGCGGCAAATCCAGCCATGGCAGCTATGACGACATGTTGCGCCTGTTCGCGGCCATGGAGGCCGTGCCCTGGCAGTACCGCCAGGAAATGGGGCAGTGGATGCTGCAGCGCCTCAGGCGCGAGGATGAAACCGTGCAGACCTGGTGGGCCATAGGCCGCCTGGCGGCACGCCAGTCGCTGGCCGCCAACGCCCATCTGGTGATGCCCCCCGAGGCGGCGCTGGAGTTTCTGAACGCCACGCTGGTCCAGGACTGGCGCAGGAACGAAACCGCCATGTTCGCTGCCGTGCAGATGGCCCGCATGACTGGCGACCGCGCGCGCGATCTGCCTGATGATGTGCGAGCACGGGTGCTGGAGAAGATGCGCGGCAGCGGTGCCCCCGAGCGCTGGATGGCGATGGTCGAACAGGTGGTGCAGATGGAGGCCGAGGACCAGAAACGCAGCCTGGGGGATAGTTTGCCGCCGGGGCTGGTGCTGCTGTGA
- a CDS encoding DUF2809 domain-containing protein, translating into MGLTLLIAAVIAIGLASRRGYVPFPAWLGNYPGDALWAWVVLLCVAWLRPAITRGKLMACSLVIAFAIEFLQLYQAPWMQALRANKLAYLVLGNGFDPLDLLAYVVGIGVGAMVDRLWERPQRRLA; encoded by the coding sequence ATGGGATTGACCCTGCTCATTGCGGCGGTCATCGCCATCGGGCTGGCCTCGCGCCGGGGCTATGTGCCCTTTCCCGCCTGGCTGGGCAACTATCCGGGCGATGCGCTCTGGGCCTGGGTGGTGCTGCTGTGCGTGGCCTGGCTGCGGCCGGCTATCACGCGCGGCAAGCTCATGGCCTGCTCCCTGGTCATCGCCTTTGCCATCGAGTTCCTGCAGCTCTATCAGGCCCCCTGGATGCAGGCCCTGCGCGCCAACAAGCTGGCCTATCTGGTGCTGGGCAATGGCTTCGATCCCCTGGATCTGCTGGCCTATGTTGTGGGCATCGGTGTGGGCGCCATGGTGGACCGGCTCTGGGAGAGGCCGCAGCGTCGCCTCGCCTGA